One region of Salvia miltiorrhiza cultivar Shanhuang (shh) chromosome 3, IMPLAD_Smil_shh, whole genome shotgun sequence genomic DNA includes:
- the LOC131016546 gene encoding uncharacterized protein LOC131016546 yields MPESRQTSSTKCFSAVLSRLLCSGGLPTHPSEQLIEPSVEKFEFPKPQENAKRSSSPGVVARLMGLESFPAENHNKERTLGDFFRSRSVNSIDFLSHFDPRKHQHRRVRTSVSFREGVSDDFASVFLLLEEEFQAKINEDMRGNRVSNEKNVEIQEKRKSVYGKNVEIKEKKGSVSSKKKGDLEGKRRADLKERRTLTKGVKCEEELKKKKKKKSKILGHNKLNFDFKKIHPQGAATEVARVGSPRKHQPSPTASSQSQSSSSNTSFSDNVEVRAIITEKNEGKIEMNDDFFYKKMVEEICMLTEESARENWIYGMELNFENLEEMCRQFGQEILEILLAQFVDELVLYFGKRN; encoded by the exons ATGCCGGAATCTCGCCAAACTAGCTCCACCAAATGCTTCTCCGCCGTTCTCAGCCGGTTGCTTTGCTCCGGCGGCCTCCCCACGCACCCCTCGGAGCAGTTAATCGAGCCGAGTGTCGAAAAATTCGAGTTTCCGAAGCCTCAGGAGAATGCGAAGAGGAGCTCGAGCCCGGGAGTGGTGGCCAGATTAATGGGGCTGGAATCGTTTCCTGCAGAGAATCACAATAAGGAGAGAACATTGGGCGATTTCTTCAGAAGTAGGTCAGTGAATTCCATCGATTTTCTCTCGCATTTCGATCCTAGGAAACATCAACACCGGAGAGTCAGAACTTCGGTTTCGTTTCGCGAGGGAGTCAGTGATGATTTCGCGAGTGTGTTTCTACTCTTGGAAGAGGAATTTCAGGCCAAAATTAACGAGGATATGAGAGGGAACAGAGTTTCGAATGAAAAAAATGTGGAAATTCAAGAGAAAAGAAAATCGGTTTATGGAAAAAATGTAGAGATTAAGGAGAAAAAGGGATCGGTTTCTTCGAAGAAGAAGGGGGATTTGGAGGGGAAaagaagagcagatttgaaGGAGAGAAGGACATTGACGAAGGGAGTCAAGTGTGAGGAAGAgttgaagaaaaagaagaagaaaaagagcaAAATTTTGGGTCATaataaattgaattttgatttcaaGAAAATACACCCTCAAGGAGCTGCAACAG AAGTGGCAAGAGTTGGAAGTCCAAGAAAACACCAACCATCCCCAACTGCAAGCTCTCAATCTCAGAGTTCATCTTCAAATACTTCATTCTCTGATAATGTGGAGGTCAGAGCGATTATTACGGAGAAAAATGAAGGGAAAATTGAGATGAATGATGAttttttctacaaaaaaatGGTGGAAGAAATCTGCATGCTGACGGAAGAAAGTGCGAGAGAGAATTGGATTTATGGGATGGAgctaaatttcgaaaatttggaGGAAATGTGTCGACAGTTTGGACAagaaattcttgaaattttGTTGGCACAGTTTGTTGATGAACTTGTTCTATATTTTGGAAAAAGAAATTAG
- the LOC131016556 gene encoding PHD finger-like domain-containing protein 5A, with amino-acid sequence MAKHHPDLIMCRKQPGIAIGRLCEKDDGKCVICDSYVRPCTLVRICDECNYGSFQGRCVICGGVGISDAYYCKECTQLEKDRDGCPKIVNLGSAKTDLFYERKKYGFKKR; translated from the coding sequence ATGGCTAAACATCATCCTGACTTGATCATGTGTCGTAAGCAACCAGGCATTGCCATTGGAAGGCTGTGCGAGAAAGATGATGGGAAATGTGTGATATGCGATTCCTATGTGCGCCCTTGCACGCTTGTGAGGATATGTGATGAGTGCAACTACGGGTCTTTCCAAGGTCGGTGTGTTATCTGTGGCGGGGTGGGGATCTCGGACGCCTACTACTGCAAGGAGTGCACTCAGCTGGAGAAGGACAGAGATGGGTGCCCCAAGATAGTCAATTTGGGTAGTGCTAAAACAGATCTATTCTATGAGCGAAAGAAGTATGGATTCAAAAAGAGATGA